A genomic stretch from Longimicrobiales bacterium includes:
- a CDS encoding AMP-binding protein, which translates to MNAELYPTAPDPIGHWARLAGGRTALVDPTRDQRHTYAELDAIIDRHARVLLSMAVGPGDIVATLAGTRTEHIALFHACGRVGAALSPLNWRLSPAELTPILRNAQPKVLFGEARFRGLAETAMAGAPEVATRCIDVDEELPSLLRSADASPRMTPRPVSAEDAALVLYTSGSTGRPKGAVLPHRQILFNALATTSSWELGPGDVALVSTPLFHTGGWNVFATPLWQRGGTVVLFDGFDAAEFLNTMAQHGCTVALTVPTQLLMLTQSTSWGMPLPALRSFFSGGASLPASLGERVRAAGYNLREGYGLTECGPNCFAMPPELAPDRPGVVGWPVQFLDARVVDDAGRDAEDGAAGELWLRGPQRFSGYLRDSERTAEAITADGWLRTGDIVGRGTDGAFSICGRAKEMYISGGENVYPAEVEAALAECDGVAECAVIGVPDEKWGEVGRAFVVRTGETGPGADDLMSMMRRRLAGFKTPRSIIFVEALPRLGSGKIDRTALRKMVEVANG; encoded by the coding sequence ATGAACGCTGAGCTGTACCCGACTGCGCCCGACCCGATCGGCCACTGGGCGCGCCTCGCTGGCGGCCGCACGGCGCTGGTGGACCCCACTCGTGATCAGCGCCACACGTACGCTGAGCTGGACGCGATCATTGATCGACATGCGCGCGTGCTGCTATCGATGGCAGTGGGTCCCGGCGACATCGTGGCCACACTGGCGGGGACCCGCACCGAGCACATCGCCCTCTTCCATGCGTGCGGCCGGGTGGGGGCGGCGCTGTCGCCGTTGAACTGGCGCCTGTCGCCCGCTGAGCTGACGCCGATCCTGCGCAATGCGCAGCCGAAGGTGCTGTTCGGCGAAGCGCGCTTTCGCGGGCTGGCCGAGACCGCGATGGCCGGCGCGCCCGAGGTCGCCACTCGGTGCATAGACGTGGACGAGGAACTGCCTTCGCTGCTGCGCTCCGCCGATGCGTCTCCCCGGATGACACCGCGACCGGTCTCAGCGGAGGATGCTGCACTCGTGCTATACACGTCGGGCAGTACCGGCAGGCCCAAGGGCGCGGTCCTGCCGCATCGTCAGATCCTGTTCAATGCACTCGCGACTACCTCATCTTGGGAGCTGGGGCCGGGTGATGTCGCACTCGTTTCCACGCCGCTCTTCCACACCGGGGGCTGGAACGTGTTCGCGACACCGCTGTGGCAGCGCGGCGGGACGGTGGTGCTGTTCGATGGCTTCGACGCCGCGGAATTCCTGAACACCATGGCGCAGCACGGCTGTACGGTGGCCCTGACCGTACCGACGCAGCTGCTGATGTTGACGCAGTCGACTTCCTGGGGGATGCCGCTGCCTGCTCTGAGAAGTTTCTTTTCCGGCGGAGCGTCGCTGCCCGCTTCGCTCGGCGAGCGCGTTCGTGCGGCCGGCTACAATCTCCGCGAGGGTTACGGCCTGACTGAGTGCGGGCCGAACTGTTTTGCCATGCCGCCGGAGCTGGCACCTGATCGCCCGGGCGTGGTCGGCTGGCCGGTGCAGTTCCTCGATGCGCGCGTGGTCGATGATGCCGGGCGTGATGCCGAAGACGGTGCGGCGGGCGAGCTGTGGCTGCGCGGGCCGCAGCGCTTCAGCGGCTACCTCCGGGATTCTGAGCGGACGGCGGAAGCGATCACCGCCGATGGCTGGTTGCGTACGGGCGATATCGTAGGGCGCGGGACGGATGGCGCGTTCTCGATATGCGGCCGCGCAAAGGAGATGTACATCTCAGGCGGTGAGAACGTGTACCCGGCTGAGGTGGAGGCGGCCCTCGCGGAGTGCGACGGTGTCGCCGAGTGCGCGGTGATCGGCGTCCCCGACGAGAAGTGGGGCGAGGTGGGCCGCGCATTCGTCGTGCGCACCGGCGAGACAGGACCTGGCGCCGATGATCTCATGAGCATGATGCGGCGGCGGCTGGCAGGCTTCAAGACGCCGCGCTCCATCATATTCGTCGAGGCGCTGCCGCGGCTCGGTTCGGGCAAGATCGATCGTACTGCGCTCAGGAAAATGGTGGAGGTGGCCAATGGCTGA
- a CDS encoding PHB depolymerase family esterase, whose product MTVLILASIVAMHADTTGRFISGQYDGTGGERSYMLYVPSGYDADRPVPLVIALHGCTQSAADFAAGTRLNAAAERDTFLVVYPEQGASAHPMKCWNWYMPAHQAHGSGEPAIVAGITEQIQREYAVDKTRTFIAGVSAGAALAVHTVVAYPELYGAAALHSGVPYGAAGSVAEALQVMSAGSTDLSPVKERLSAALQGKSLTVPLIIFHGAQDAVVSVRNSEQLAAQWAELTGAAVVGETVTGSAGGYHYRHATYSNAARTMVELWLVDELGHAWSGGSTDGTYVDAAGPDATAEIVRFFLTSR is encoded by the coding sequence ATGACTGTCCTGATCCTCGCGTCAATCGTCGCCATGCACGCTGATACTACCGGCCGCTTCATCAGCGGGCAGTATGACGGCACGGGCGGTGAACGCAGCTACATGCTCTATGTGCCGTCCGGCTACGACGCGGACCGGCCGGTGCCGCTCGTCATCGCTCTGCACGGCTGCACCCAGAGCGCTGCCGACTTTGCCGCGGGCACGCGTCTCAATGCCGCTGCGGAGCGTGATACGTTCCTGGTCGTCTACCCGGAGCAGGGCGCGTCGGCACATCCGATGAAATGCTGGAACTGGTACATGCCTGCTCACCAGGCGCACGGCAGCGGGGAGCCTGCGATCGTGGCCGGCATCACGGAGCAGATACAACGGGAGTACGCCGTCGACAAGACTCGCACGTTCATCGCGGGTGTCTCGGCGGGTGCGGCGCTCGCCGTACATACTGTCGTCGCATATCCCGAGCTCTACGGCGCCGCAGCGCTGCATTCAGGCGTTCCGTACGGTGCTGCGGGGTCGGTGGCGGAAGCGCTGCAGGTCATGAGTGCCGGTTCGACCGATCTGAGCCCAGTGAAGGAGAGGCTGTCTGCGGCCCTGCAGGGGAAGTCGCTGACGGTTCCGCTCATCATATTCCACGGTGCGCAGGACGCTGTCGTGTCGGTGCGCAACAGCGAGCAGCTGGCGGCACAATGGGCAGAGTTGACCGGGGCTGCCGTTGTCGGTGAAACGGTGACCGGGAGCGCCGGCGGCTACCACTATCGTCACGCGACCTACAGCAATGCCGCGCGCACAATGGTCGAGCTGTGGCTTGTCGATGAGCTCGGCCATGCGTGGTCCGGCGGCAGCACGGACGGCACATATGTCGACGCGGCGGGTCCGGACGCGACTGCGGAGATCGTCCGCTTCTTCCTCACGTCCCGATGA